Proteins from a single region of Hordeum vulgare subsp. vulgare chromosome 6H, MorexV3_pseudomolecules_assembly, whole genome shotgun sequence:
- the LOC123406096 gene encoding calcium-dependent protein kinase 26-like yields MGNSCHGSIVPAAYATSSAGDGRYHYRTSCSSSDWDSDSSSSVLDRAPHRNTIMGRGAGHQHQLSSPTAVLGHHTPPLRDLYSLGRKLGQGQFGTTYLCTETATGTAFACKSIAKRKLLTPEDVEDVRREIQIMHHLAGHASVVTIKGAYEDAQYVHIVMELCEGGELFDRIVQRGYFSERRAAEIARVIVGVVEACHSLGVMHRDLKPENFLLKDREGNGDSSNGSAGNNEREPGEKINLKAIDFGLSVFFKPGQIFTDVVGSPYYVAPEVLCKHYGPEADVWTAGVIVYILLSGVPPFWAETQQGIFDAVLKGAIDFDSDPWPTISDGAKDLIRKMLKSPPAERFTAHQVLCHPWIIENGEAPDAPLDPAVLSRLKQFSAMNRLKKMALRVIARGLSEEELAGLKEMFKTMDADGSGAITFEELREGLRRYGSTELGDSEVRDLMEAADVDRSGTIDYDEFIAATVHMNKLDREEHLMAAFSYFDKDGSGYITVDELEVACRDHNMADVGIDDIIREVDQDNDGRIDYGEFVAMMKKGIIGNGKLTMRHTSDGSVLHGAGSSVSS; encoded by the exons ATGGGCAACTCCTGCCACGGCTCCATCGTCCCCGCGGCCTACGCCACCTCCTCCGCCGGTGACGGCCGCTACCACTACCGCACCAGCTGCAGCAGCTCCGACTGGGactccgactcctcctcctccgtcctcGACCGCGCGCCGCACCGCAACACCATCATGGGCCGCGGCGCAGGCCACCAGCACCAGCTCTCCTCCCCGACGGCCGTGCTGGGCCACCACACCCCTCCCCTGCGCGACCTCTACTCCCTCGGCCGCAAGCTCGGCCAGGGCCAGTTCGGCACCACCTACCTATGCACCGAGACCGCCACGGGCACCGCCTTCGCCTGCAAGTCCATCGCCAAGCGCAAGCTGCTCACCCCGGAGGACGTGGAGGACGTGCGCCGCGAGATCCAGATCATGCACCACCTTGCCGGACACGCCAGCGTCGTCACCATCAAGGGCGCGTACGAGGACGCGCAGTACGTGCACATCGTCATGGAGCTCTGCGAGGGCGGCGAGCTCTTCGACCGCATCGTCCAGCGCGGATACTTCTCCGAGCGCCGCGCCGCCGAGATCGCCCGCGTCATCGTCGGCGTCGTCGAGGCATGCCACTCGCTCGGGGTCATGCACCGCGACCTCAAGcccgagaactttctattgaaagaCAGGGAAGGTAATGGCGATAGTAGCAATGGGTCGGCCGGCAATAACGAACGGGAACCGGGCGAGAAGATCAACCTCAAGGCCATCGACTTCGGCCTCTCCGTCTTCTTCAAGCCCGGCCAGATCTTCACCGACGTGGTGGGCAGCCCCTACTACGTGGCGCCCGAGGTGCTCTGCAAGCACTACGGCCCCGAGGCCGACGTGTGGACCGCCGGCGTCATCGTCTACATCCTGCTGTCCGGCGTGCCGCCGTTCTGGGCCGAGACGCAGCAGGGCATCTTCGACGCGGTGCTCAAGGGCGCCATCGACTTCGACTCCGACCCATGGCCGACCATTTCTGACGGCGCCAAGGACCTCATCAGAAAGATGCTCAAGTCGCCGCCGGCGGAGCGGTTCACGGCGCACCAG GTACTGTGCCACCCGTGGATCATCGAGAATGGCGAGGCGCCTGATGCGCCGCTGGACCCAGCCGTGTTGTCCCGCCTCAAGCAGTTCTCCGCCATGAACCGCTTGAAGAAGATGGCTTTACGTGTGATCGCACGCGGTctatcggaggaggagttggccggGCTCAAGGAGATGTTCAAGACCATGGACGCCGATGGCAGTGGCGCCATCACATTCGAGGAGCTTCGAGAGGGGCTGCGGCGGTACGGGTCGACGGAGCTGGGGGACTCTGAGGTGCGGGACCTCATGGAGGCCGCAgacgtcgaccgtagcggcaccatcgaCTATGACGAGTTCATCGCCGCCACCGTGCACATGAACAAGCTTGACCGTGAGGAGCACCTCATGGCCGCCTTCTCCTACTTCGACAAGGACGGCAGCGGGTACATCACCGTCGACGAACTGGAGGTGGCCTGCCGCGACCACAACATGGCCGACGTCGGGATCGACGACATCATCAGGGAGGTCGACCAGGACAAT GATGGTCGGATCGACTACGGGGAGTTTGTTGCGATGATGAAGAAAGGGATCATCGGCAATGGGAAGCTCACCATGAGGCACACTTCCGATGGTAGCGTTCTCCACGGAGCAGGCAGCAGCGTCAGTAGCTAG